From Roseburia hominis, the proteins below share one genomic window:
- a CDS encoding EAL domain-containing protein has protein sequence MYPLLIVREEIVCLIILIFFWINGHFYKMGKDHGSFQRMLVYAIGHVVFDIVTVLTVNNLDKVPMWFNFIVHVIFYLFAILFSQEFFCYVIALSYGKRIQKMVRTSSFCLLTVYLILLPVLPIVYLRGNGTNYSLGPAAFVGYGLAMAFFISSGVILGMNYKKLAPHVRMALIPMLAMLITAECIQILVPELLFTGGAATIVAVGFFFSLENPADVFKQKLLIDALTGVKSRHSYEIDIQQMEAEYARNRNIQFGLVFCDLNNLKAVNDEHGHLEGDSYIGHIAQILMKNLRSAESIYRMGGDEFLAVYRGADETDIQLEISRVNADCETRSGELPYRMSVAIGYAVSGKEYATLRSVLRVADYLMYKNKADMKKAAAFLSKDGQKLNLTGLTDRIFDVFAATGDRNYLTLHNLSTNVSRWSKSAVDYFDLPGEFIFDGGTVWLEYIHPDDRADYWADISDVFDGVKKEHDMEYRARNKRGEYVICTCRGSILRGKNGAPDLFAATITNHGIAENIDPVTGLHNEQALIPYVEGLIREGVRVSFLSVGIFTFSRINLLYGYKNGDQLLSQFAGIVKRLLDGKGRIFRMGGTKFFLCMTEMEAEDVQRLYKALQNAASHEILINTMVIPLRLAGGAFIMDRHFTGGIAAIRNNLTHALERSKQESHGRLIFYNDPTPDGTEGDFRLLAAIHQDAVTERKGFYLEYQPLLRMDNEEVIGAEALLRWQDEQFGKVGPGQFVPWLENDPCFYQVGRWILQKALLDAREMLSVVPDFVINVNITVLQLEDERFNTMVVEALRESGFPPSQLCLELTERCRELDFDFLKAQIDFFHNFGIQVALDDVGTGFSSLNMLLALPVDEIKLDKTFITDIRAREANQVFVGSIVEATRRMGYQSCLEGIEDRETYEYLKGFRATSCQGYYFSKPLLAGDLKAFLMEKKSKGGSGDR, from the coding sequence ATGTATCCATTGTTGATTGTGCGTGAAGAAATCGTTTGTTTAATCATCTTGATATTTTTCTGGATCAACGGGCATTTTTATAAGATGGGGAAGGATCATGGCAGCTTTCAGAGAATGCTGGTCTACGCCATTGGCCATGTTGTCTTTGATATCGTCACAGTGCTGACAGTGAACAATCTGGACAAAGTCCCCATGTGGTTCAATTTCATCGTTCATGTGATCTTTTACCTGTTCGCCATCCTGTTTTCTCAGGAGTTCTTTTGCTATGTGATTGCACTATCCTATGGGAAACGGATACAGAAAATGGTGAGGACCAGCAGCTTTTGCCTGCTGACGGTCTATTTAATCCTTTTACCCGTTCTGCCTATCGTGTACCTCCGGGGCAATGGGACCAATTATAGCCTGGGGCCGGCAGCCTTTGTGGGGTACGGACTGGCCATGGCTTTCTTTATCAGCAGCGGGGTAATCCTGGGCATGAATTACAAGAAGCTGGCGCCCCATGTACGGATGGCCTTGATTCCCATGCTGGCCATGCTGATAACGGCGGAGTGCATCCAGATCTTGGTGCCTGAGCTTCTGTTCACAGGTGGAGCAGCCACCATCGTTGCAGTGGGATTTTTCTTCTCGCTGGAAAACCCGGCGGATGTGTTTAAACAGAAATTATTAATCGACGCGCTCACCGGCGTAAAGAGCCGCCACAGCTACGAGATTGATATCCAGCAGATGGAGGCGGAGTATGCCCGAAACCGGAATATCCAATTTGGGCTGGTTTTCTGCGACCTCAATAACCTCAAGGCAGTCAACGATGAACACGGCCACCTGGAAGGCGATTCCTATATCGGCCATATCGCTCAAATCCTGATGAAAAATCTTCGGAGCGCGGAAAGCATTTATCGTATGGGCGGAGACGAATTTCTGGCAGTATATCGCGGCGCAGATGAGACGGATATCCAGCTGGAGATTAGCCGGGTCAACGCGGACTGCGAGACCAGGTCCGGGGAGCTGCCCTATCGGATGAGTGTCGCCATTGGCTACGCCGTATCCGGGAAAGAATACGCCACTTTGCGCAGTGTGTTGCGAGTGGCCGATTATCTCATGTATAAAAACAAGGCCGATATGAAGAAAGCGGCAGCCTTCCTGTCGAAAGACGGACAGAAACTAAACCTGACCGGCCTGACTGACCGCATCTTTGATGTCTTTGCCGCCACAGGTGACCGGAACTATCTCACCTTGCACAATCTGTCCACCAATGTCTCGCGGTGGTCTAAGTCTGCGGTAGACTATTTTGACCTGCCCGGCGAGTTTATTTTTGACGGCGGTACCGTTTGGCTGGAGTATATCCACCCGGATGACCGGGCTGACTACTGGGCAGACATCAGTGATGTGTTTGACGGGGTCAAAAAGGAGCATGATATGGAATACCGCGCACGCAATAAGCGAGGAGAATATGTAATCTGCACATGCCGTGGCTCGATCCTGAGGGGCAAAAACGGCGCCCCCGATCTGTTCGCTGCCACGATCACCAATCACGGAATCGCTGAGAACATTGATCCGGTCACCGGGCTTCATAACGAGCAGGCCCTGATTCCTTACGTGGAAGGGTTAATCCGGGAGGGCGTGCGGGTATCCTTCCTATCGGTGGGAATTTTTACGTTTAGCCGAATCAATCTATTGTACGGCTACAAAAACGGAGACCAACTACTGAGCCAGTTCGCAGGGATTGTGAAGCGGCTTCTGGACGGGAAAGGCCGGATTTTCCGCATGGGAGGCACTAAGTTCTTTCTGTGTATGACGGAGATGGAGGCGGAGGATGTCCAGAGGCTTTACAAGGCCCTGCAAAACGCTGCCAGCCATGAGATATTGATAAATACGATGGTCATTCCCCTCCGCCTGGCGGGAGGAGCCTTTATTATGGACAGACACTTTACCGGCGGTATCGCTGCCATTCGGAATAATCTGACCCATGCTCTGGAGCGTTCCAAGCAGGAAAGTCACGGAAGGCTCATTTTCTACAACGATCCGACGCCGGACGGGACGGAAGGGGACTTCCGGCTGCTGGCCGCCATCCATCAGGACGCGGTGACCGAGCGAAAAGGCTTCTATTTGGAATATCAGCCCCTCCTCCGAATGGATAACGAGGAGGTTATCGGTGCGGAGGCGCTTCTGCGGTGGCAGGACGAGCAATTCGGCAAAGTAGGACCGGGGCAGTTTGTCCCCTGGCTGGAAAACGACCCATGTTTCTACCAGGTAGGACGCTGGATTCTTCAAAAAGCCCTTCTGGACGCCCGGGAAATGCTCTCGGTTGTGCCCGATTTTGTAATCAACGTCAACATCACCGTTCTCCAGCTGGAGGACGAGCGCTTCAACACAATGGTGGTGGAGGCGCTGCGGGAGAGCGGATTTCCGCCGTCTCAGCTCTGCCTGGAGCTGACCGAACGGTGTCGTGAGCTGGATTTTGATTTTCTCAAAGCCCAGATTGACTTCTTTCACAATTTTGGCATTCAGGTCGCCCTGGATGATGTGGGAACTGGTTTCTCTTCGCTGAATATGCTGCTCGCTCTCCCCGTGGATGAGATCAAGCTGGATAAGACTTTTATTACAGATATTCGCGCCCGAGAAGCAAATCAAGTCTTTGTCGGCTCCATCGTGGAAGCGACCCGTCGCATGGGCTATCAAAGCTGCCTGGAGGGGATAGAGGACCGGGAGACCTACGAATACCTCAAAGGCTTCCGTGCCACCTCCTGCCAGGGATACTATTTCTCTAAACCCTTGCTTGCCGGAGACCTGAAGGCTTTCTTAATGGAAAAGAAGAGCAAAGGAGGGAGCGGCGACCGGTAA
- a CDS encoding ATP-grasp domain-containing protein, with product MQHYFRRSRPGQEKLVTVDIARREDGFLIIMEFGDGQVSGLQQLEAERFYRAFRI from the coding sequence ATGCAACACTATTTTAGGAGGTCAAGGCCGGGGCAGGAGAAACTTGTAACAGTGGACATTGCAAGAAGAGAAGACGGATTTCTGATTATTATGGAATTTGGAGACGGGCAGGTCTCAGGATTGCAGCAGCTTGAGGCAGAGAGATTCTACAGGGCATTCAGAATTTGA
- a CDS encoding IS1634 family transposase — protein MKLTVSKSKNSASFYVQKTIRKPDGRVTTVTVEKLGNLTEVTAKAGGKDPYVWAQEYVNELNRKEYDENKEILISYSPSKLLKKNEQKLFNCGYLFLQNIYYSLGLDKICRDISSRHSFAYDLNDVLSKLIYTRILYPSSKLSSNRQATKFIEQPTFELHDIYRTLSVLSEENDLIQAQLYKNSQKVCERRKDVLYYDCTNYFFEIEEADDLRRYGKSKQHQPLPIVGMGLFMDHDGIPLAFDIYPGNKNEQPTLKPLEQKVLRDYGLDQIIVCTDAGLSSKTNRKFNDRKINGVQLRSFITIQSIKQLPDYLKDFALDPDGWHLPGSDETFNLNEIDEAKNYKNIFYKDRWIKEDLSQRKIKKGAQPLEQHLVVSFSPKYKAYQRKIRNGQVERAQQLINDGKYKQRPKNQNDPHRFISREKATKDGEVCSEEIVYLNTDAIREEERYDGFYAVCTNLDDMSVEEIVRINKKRWEIEECFRVMKTEFRARPVYLQTEDHIRAHFITCFIALVIYRILEKELKEAYTCEEIIDTLKNMMMARPGEKLGYTPVYTRTDLTDRLHETAGFRTDYQIITDVNMRKIIRASKKKK, from the coding sequence ATGAAACTTACAGTAAGCAAATCGAAAAATTCTGCATCCTTTTATGTACAGAAAACAATCCGAAAACCAGATGGCCGTGTGACCACTGTCACAGTTGAAAAACTTGGCAACCTGACAGAAGTCACCGCAAAAGCCGGTGGTAAGGATCCCTATGTATGGGCACAGGAGTATGTCAATGAATTAAATCGCAAAGAGTATGATGAGAACAAAGAAATCCTTATCAGCTATTCTCCTTCAAAGCTCCTGAAGAAAAATGAACAGAAGCTTTTTAACTGCGGTTATCTCTTCCTGCAGAACATTTATTATAGTTTGGGGCTGGACAAAATATGCAGGGATATTTCCTCCCGTCATTCTTTTGCTTATGATTTGAATGATGTCCTTTCGAAGCTTATTTATACAAGAATTCTTTATCCATCTTCAAAACTGTCCTCCAACAGACAGGCCACGAAATTTATTGAGCAGCCCACATTCGAACTGCATGACATCTACAGGACCCTTTCTGTCCTTTCGGAAGAAAATGATCTTATACAGGCACAGCTTTATAAAAACAGCCAGAAGGTCTGCGAACGCAGGAAAGATGTCCTTTATTATGACTGTACGAATTACTTCTTTGAGATTGAAGAGGCAGATGATCTGCGCCGCTATGGAAAATCCAAACAGCACCAGCCCCTCCCTATCGTTGGTATGGGACTGTTCATGGATCACGACGGCATTCCGCTGGCCTTCGATATTTATCCCGGAAACAAAAATGAACAGCCCACTTTGAAACCACTGGAGCAAAAAGTACTCCGCGATTACGGACTTGACCAGATCATCGTCTGTACAGATGCAGGGCTTTCTTCCAAGACAAACCGGAAGTTCAATGACAGAAAGATTAATGGTGTACAGCTCCGTAGTTTTATTACCATACAATCCATAAAACAGCTGCCTGACTATCTCAAGGATTTTGCACTTGATCCAGACGGATGGCACCTGCCAGGTTCTGATGAAACCTTTAATCTCAACGAGATCGATGAAGCAAAGAATTATAAAAACATTTTTTATAAGGATCGCTGGATCAAAGAGGACCTCTCCCAACGGAAGATCAAAAAAGGAGCCCAGCCATTAGAACAACATCTGGTCGTTTCTTTTTCTCCAAAATATAAAGCTTATCAGAGGAAGATCCGGAACGGGCAGGTCGAGCGTGCACAGCAGCTTATTAATGATGGGAAGTATAAACAGCGTCCCAAGAACCAGAATGACCCGCACAGATTTATCTCCAGAGAGAAAGCAACCAAAGATGGAGAAGTCTGCTCAGAAGAGATCGTGTATCTTAATACAGATGCAATCCGGGAAGAAGAACGTTATGATGGTTTCTATGCTGTATGCACGAACCTGGATGATATGAGTGTAGAAGAGATCGTAAGAATCAACAAGAAGCGCTGGGAGATTGAAGAATGTTTCCGGGTCATGAAAACGGAATTCAGGGCCCGCCCCGTATACCTTCAGACAGAAGACCATATCCGTGCCCATTTCATCACTTGTTTTATAGCACTTGTTATCTACAGGATTCTGGAAAAGGAACTCAAAGAAGCCTATACATGTGAGGAAATCATAGATACTTTAAAGAACATGATGATGGCCCGCCCCGGTGAGAAACTGGGGTACACACCCGTTTATACAAGGACGGATCTGACGGACAGACTACACGAAACAGCCGGATTCCGTACCGATTATCAAATCATAACTGATGTAAATATGAGGAAAATAATACGAGCCTCAAAGAAGAAAAAGTAA